Proteins from one Enterobacter bugandensis genomic window:
- the damX gene encoding cell division protein DamX, which translates to MDEFKPEDELKPDPSDRRTGRSRQSSERDNEPQINFDDVDLDADDRRPSRSRNARDEREEEDYESEEDSMDEQPVERRPRKRKKAAAQKPASRQYIMMGLGVLVLVLLIVGIGSALKAPSTNSTEQTASAEKSINLSGNDATDQANGAQPAPGTTSAEQTASNTTTPQDVSLPPVSSTPAQGQAPVTPEGQQRVEVQGDLNNALMQPQNQQQVDNVVVNSTLPTEPATVAPIHGATAQPQTAATETKPRQTQTATRPERKQAVIEPKRETKPQAVVKAPEVKAAPAQPKRTETAAVSEPAKAPVTQTAPKATATTTAPAATAAPAATATASSAAAGKSAGNVGSLKSAPSSNYTLQLSSSSNYDNLNGWAKKSNLKNYVVYQTTRNGQPWYVLVSGVYASKDEAKRAVATLPADVQAKNPWAKPIHQVQADLK; encoded by the coding sequence ATGGATGAATTCAAACCAGAAGACGAGCTGAAACCCGATCCCAGCGATCGTCGTACTGGTCGTTCTCGTCAATCTTCAGAACGTGATAACGAGCCGCAGATCAACTTTGACGATGTTGATCTGGATGCAGACGATCGTCGCCCTTCGCGCAGCCGCAACGCGCGTGATGAGCGAGAAGAAGAGGATTATGAGTCCGAAGAAGATTCAATGGACGAACAGCCTGTAGAGCGTCGCCCGCGTAAACGTAAAAAAGCCGCTGCGCAGAAACCGGCCTCCCGTCAGTACATCATGATGGGACTTGGCGTTCTGGTGCTTGTGCTGCTGATTGTTGGCATTGGCTCCGCGCTGAAAGCACCGTCCACCAACTCAACCGAACAAACCGCCTCCGCAGAGAAGAGCATCAACCTCTCCGGTAATGATGCGACGGATCAGGCGAATGGTGCACAGCCAGCGCCGGGCACCACTTCCGCTGAGCAGACTGCCAGCAACACAACGACGCCGCAGGATGTTTCTCTGCCGCCCGTTTCATCAACGCCTGCTCAGGGCCAGGCACCTGTCACGCCCGAAGGCCAGCAGCGTGTTGAAGTTCAGGGAGACCTGAACAATGCGCTGATGCAGCCGCAAAACCAGCAGCAGGTTGATAACGTTGTGGTTAACTCTACGCTGCCAACTGAACCTGCAACCGTCGCGCCGATCCACGGTGCTACCGCGCAGCCGCAGACGGCAGCAACGGAAACTAAACCGCGCCAGACGCAAACTGCGACGCGTCCTGAACGTAAGCAGGCGGTCATTGAGCCTAAGCGTGAAACCAAGCCTCAGGCCGTGGTAAAAGCGCCTGAAGTGAAAGCCGCACCGGCACAGCCGAAACGCACTGAAACGGCTGCCGTGAGCGAGCCGGCTAAAGCGCCAGTCACGCAGACTGCGCCGAAAGCGACGGCAACCACAACGGCACCTGCTGCCACCGCTGCGCCTGCCGCAACGGCGACGGCTTCAAGTGCTGCAGCAGGTAAATCAGCTGGCAACGTCGGTTCGCTGAAATCTGCACCGTCCAGCAACTACACGCTGCAGTTGAGCAGTTCGTCTAACTATGACAACCTCAACGGCTGGGCGAAGAAATCGAATCTGAAAAACTATGTGGTTTATCAGACAACCCGTAACGGACAGCCGTGGTACGTGCTGGTGAGCGGTGTGTATGCTTCTAAAGATGAAGCGAAGCGCGCCGTGGCGACACTGCCGGCAGACGTTCAGGCGAAAAACCCGTGGGCGAAGCCGATTCATCAGGTGCAGGCCGATCTGAAGTAA
- the rpe gene encoding ribulose-phosphate 3-epimerase has translation MKQFLIAPSILSADFARLGEDTAEALAAGADVVHFDVMDNHYVPNLTIGPMVLKALRNYGITAPIDVHLMVKPVDRIVPDFAAAGASIITFHPEASEHVDRTLQLIKENGCKAGLVFNPATPLSYLDYVMDKLDVILLMSVNPGFGGQSFIPHTLDKLREVRRRIDESGYDIRLEVDGGVKVNNIGEIAAAGADMFVAGSAIFDQPDYKKVIDEMRRELAKVSHG, from the coding sequence ATGAAACAGTTTTTGATTGCCCCCTCAATTCTGTCGGCCGATTTTGCCCGCCTGGGTGAAGACACGGCGGAAGCTCTCGCAGCTGGCGCAGATGTCGTCCATTTCGACGTTATGGATAACCACTACGTTCCCAATCTGACCATCGGTCCGATGGTGCTCAAGGCCCTGCGTAACTACGGCATTACCGCACCGATCGACGTTCACCTGATGGTGAAGCCTGTCGACCGCATCGTGCCTGACTTCGCCGCAGCGGGCGCCAGCATTATCACTTTCCATCCGGAAGCCTCTGAGCACGTTGACCGCACGCTGCAGCTGATCAAAGAGAACGGCTGTAAGGCGGGGCTGGTGTTTAACCCGGCAACACCGTTGAGCTATCTCGATTACGTGATGGACAAGCTGGACGTGATTTTGCTGATGTCCGTCAACCCGGGCTTTGGCGGCCAGTCGTTCATCCCTCACACGCTGGATAAGCTGCGCGAAGTGCGCCGGCGCATTGACGAGTCTGGCTATGATATTCGTCTTGAAGTGGACGGCGGTGTGAAAGTGAATAATATTGGCGAAATTGCGGCAGCGGGCGCGGATATGTTCGTTGCAGGTTCGGCAATTTTCGACCAACCGGATTACAAAAAAGTCATTGATGAAATGCGCCGCGAGCTGGCGAAGGTAAGTCATGGATAA
- the dam gene encoding adenine-specific DNA-methyltransferase produces MKKNRAFLKWAGGKYPLLDDIKKHLPKGECLIEPFVGAGSVFLNTDFSRYILADINSDLISLYNIVKLRTDEYVEEARKLFTPENNSPDVYYQFRTEFNQSQDPFRRALLFLYLNRHGYNGLCRYNLRGEFNVPFGRYKRPYFPQDELYHFAKKAQNAEFHCLSYEECMELAGVNSVVYCDPPYAPLSATANFTAYHTNSFSPAEQARLAEMAEKLVSKRIPVLISNHDTPDTREWYKAAKHFQVKVRRSISSNGGTRKKVDELLALYRP; encoded by the coding sequence ATGAAAAAAAATCGCGCTTTTCTGAAATGGGCAGGGGGGAAATACCCCCTGCTCGATGATATTAAAAAGCACCTGCCAAAAGGCGAGTGTCTTATCGAGCCCTTCGTGGGTGCGGGATCGGTGTTCCTGAACACCGATTTTTCTCGTTATATCCTGGCGGATATCAACAGCGACCTTATCAGCCTCTATAACATCGTTAAGCTGCGTACCGATGAGTATGTGGAAGAGGCGCGCAAGCTGTTTACGCCAGAGAACAACAGCCCTGACGTTTACTATCAGTTCCGCACGGAATTTAATCAGAGCCAGGATCCGTTCCGCCGCGCGCTGCTGTTCCTTTACCTCAACCGTCATGGTTACAACGGCCTGTGCCGGTATAATCTGCGCGGCGAATTTAACGTGCCGTTTGGTCGTTATAAGCGCCCGTACTTCCCGCAGGACGAGCTGTATCATTTTGCGAAGAAAGCGCAGAATGCAGAGTTCCACTGCCTCTCCTATGAAGAGTGCATGGAACTGGCAGGCGTAAACTCGGTGGTTTACTGCGATCCGCCTTATGCGCCGCTGTCTGCGACGGCGAACTTCACCGCCTACCACACCAATAGCTTCAGCCCGGCCGAACAGGCCCGCCTGGCGGAGATGGCGGAAAAACTGGTCAGCAAAAGAATTCCGGTGTTAATTTCAAATCACGATACCCCTGATACGCGCGAATGGTACAAAGCCGCGAAGCATTTTCAGGTTAAGGTGCGGCGTAGCATTAGCAGCAACGGCGGCACACGTAAAAAGGTGGACGAACTCCTGGCTCTTTATCGCCCCTGA